The following proteins are co-located in the Candidatus Planktophila lacus genome:
- a CDS encoding fluoride efflux transporter FluC has protein sequence MKSLLLVAIGGVAGTLVRFGLSVAIPDDRNGTLAANLLGVALASALLVLMERRGVTELRHLLLPGFCAGMTTFSSVTVQVVEPITGGFLFLIENIVLSLLIVLIVLPVSRKLIPVRR, from the coding sequence ATGAAGTCACTGCTACTTGTCGCGATTGGCGGCGTAGCAGGAACCTTAGTTAGATTCGGGCTTTCAGTTGCGATCCCTGATGATCGCAACGGAACACTCGCCGCCAATTTGCTTGGTGTAGCTCTTGCTAGCGCGCTCTTGGTGTTAATGGAACGTCGAGGTGTTACAGAACTTAGGCATCTATTGTTGCCCGGATTCTGCGCAGGAATGACAACATTCTCTTCAGTTACCGTACAAGTTGTAGAACCGATCACTGGTGGATTTCTATTCTTAATTGAAAACATTGTTTTAAGCCTACTAATCGTGCTTATTGTTCTGCCAGTTAGCCGCAAGTTGATTCCGGTGCGTAGATGA
- the serS gene encoding serine--tRNA ligase: protein MIDIKLLRENPDLVRASQTGRGEDVTIVDQVLAIDDVRRAAITEFETLRAEQNTLSKSVGAAKGDEKAALLENAKALADKVKAADAKRAEIEAKANALVMQLSNLLDPEAPIGGEADFVTIEHVGTPRDFAKDGFEAKDHVELGKLLGAIDTERGAKVSGSRSYYLTGVGAMLEFALVNYAIQSALKAGFTPVIPPVLVKPAAMEGTGFLGQAAENVYHLEKDDAYLVGTSEVPLAAFHMDEVLPADKLPMRYAGYSTCFRREAGSYGKDTRGIIRVHQFDKVEMFSFCKPEEAKEEHKRLLQWEKDFLNAMEIPFRVIDVASGDLGSSATRKFDIEAWIPTQKAYREVTSTSNCTEFQARRLNIRYKDADGTKAVATLNGTLVAIPRMIVAILENHQNADGTVNVPAALQPFLGTKRFELV, encoded by the coding sequence ATGATCGATATCAAACTCCTTCGCGAGAATCCAGATCTAGTTCGCGCATCACAAACAGGTCGTGGTGAAGATGTCACGATCGTGGATCAAGTACTTGCTATCGATGATGTGCGCCGTGCCGCAATTACCGAATTCGAAACTTTACGCGCAGAACAGAACACCCTTTCAAAATCAGTCGGAGCTGCAAAAGGCGATGAAAAGGCTGCGTTATTAGAGAATGCAAAAGCGCTGGCAGATAAAGTAAAAGCTGCCGATGCTAAGCGCGCTGAAATCGAAGCTAAAGCCAACGCACTTGTCATGCAACTTTCAAACTTACTGGACCCAGAAGCGCCTATCGGTGGCGAAGCAGATTTCGTAACCATTGAACACGTTGGCACACCACGTGATTTTGCGAAAGATGGCTTTGAAGCAAAAGATCACGTTGAACTTGGAAAGCTACTTGGCGCAATTGACACTGAACGTGGTGCAAAAGTTTCTGGTTCTCGTTCATATTATTTAACCGGCGTTGGAGCGATGCTGGAATTCGCACTTGTTAACTACGCGATTCAAAGCGCGCTAAAGGCTGGATTTACCCCTGTTATTCCACCAGTACTTGTTAAGCCTGCTGCGATGGAAGGTACCGGCTTTCTTGGACAAGCAGCCGAAAATGTTTATCACCTTGAAAAAGATGACGCTTACTTAGTCGGCACAAGTGAAGTTCCACTGGCTGCATTCCATATGGATGAAGTACTACCAGCGGATAAATTGCCGATGCGTTATGCCGGGTATTCAACTTGTTTCCGCCGCGAGGCCGGAAGTTATGGAAAAGATACCCGCGGAATTATCCGAGTACACCAATTCGATAAAGTTGAAATGTTCTCTTTCTGTAAGCCGGAAGAAGCCAAGGAAGAACATAAGCGTTTACTGCAATGGGAGAAAGATTTCTTAAATGCGATGGAGATCCCTTTCCGCGTAATCGATGTGGCATCTGGTGATCTCGGATCAAGCGCAACGCGTAAATTTGATATCGAAGCTTGGATCCCAACACAGAAGGCATATCGTGAAGTAACAAGTACTTCTAACTGCACAGAATTCCAAGCCCGCCGCTTAAATATTCGCTATAAAGATGCTGATGGCACAAAGGCTGTCGCAACGTTAAATGGCACGCTGGTCGCTATTCCCCGCATGATCGTTGCGATTCTGGAGAACCACCAAAATGCAGATGGCACAGTAAATGTGCCTGCTGCACTGCAACCATTCCTCGGCACCAAGAGATTTGAGCTTGTGTGA
- a CDS encoding succinate dehydrogenase/fumarate reductase iron-sulfur subunit, with product MARIVNLRIWRGDSTDGGLQDVQVEANDGEVVLDVIHRVQATQMGDLAVRWNCKAGKCGSCSMEINGKPRLACMTQVAAYGDEERITVTPLRAFPVIKDLVTDVSFNYKKAMEIPAYAPPADLKPGEARMEQIDVERSQEFRKCIECFLCQDVCHVVRDHEENKKSFAGPRFFIRIAELDMHPLDTLKNRKRTAQEEHGLGMCNITKCCTEVCPEHIKITDNAIIPMKERVVDIKYDPARMFAGLLKREKRN from the coding sequence ATGGCGCGCATAGTAAATCTTCGTATCTGGCGAGGAGACTCAACTGATGGTGGACTTCAAGATGTACAGGTTGAAGCCAACGATGGTGAAGTAGTCCTCGATGTAATTCACCGCGTACAAGCGACCCAAATGGGCGATCTGGCAGTGCGCTGGAACTGTAAAGCCGGCAAATGTGGATCTTGTTCAATGGAGATCAACGGTAAGCCACGCCTTGCATGTATGACACAAGTTGCTGCTTACGGTGATGAAGAAAGAATCACAGTTACTCCGCTACGTGCATTCCCAGTGATTAAAGATCTCGTCACCGATGTCTCTTTTAACTATAAAAAAGCGATGGAGATTCCGGCATATGCACCACCTGCAGATCTAAAGCCAGGGGAAGCACGCATGGAGCAAATCGATGTTGAGCGTTCACAAGAGTTCCGCAAATGCATCGAATGTTTCCTTTGCCAAGATGTCTGTCACGTAGTTCGCGATCATGAAGAGAATAAGAAGTCATTTGCTGGCCCAAGATTCTTTATCCGCATTGCAGAACTTGATATGCACCCACTTGATACCTTGAAAAACCGTAAGCGCACTGCGCAAGAAGAGCACGGTCTTGGAATGTGTAACATCACCAAGTGCTGTACTGAAGTTTGCCCAGAGCACATCAAGATCACCGATAACGCAATCATTCCGATGAAGGAGCGCGTTGTAGATATTAAGTACGATCCAGCTCGTATGTTCGCCGGTCTTCTCAAGCGAGAGAAGCGCAACTAA
- a CDS encoding aminopeptidase P family protein: MNEKVEAPEVKNARPYDVAPPEQFAEFMRTGWAPSNLEGLQPLEVVTYAFTRRQVLSEAFPNIRLVIPSGNYKTRSNDTEYVYRPHSAFAYYSGVQGADAVADSVLVLEPKAEGGHDAYLYLHPRSTRESDAFYTDRKYGELWVGRHFTLEEAATVYQIETRNVDNIEGLLRFSKETLLIRGEDALMDKLISVHAREAEFQTFTSEQRLIKDEYEVGQLQAAVDSTGRGFSDVIAAMPAAADHPRGERIVEGAFFGRARLEGNDIGYTTIAAAGSHACVLHWIRNDGAVRNGELLLLDAGVEMDSYYTADITRTLPVNGKFTPAQRALYMLVYEAQLAGFAAVKPGVKFLEINRAAQRVLAQGLVDMGVLTVSAEESMKPEVGLHRRWTLHGVSHHLGLDVHDCEHARQDMYRDGVLQEGMVLTVEPGLYIQPDDELFAPEYRGIGIRIEDDVIVTADGCRNLSEDIPRHPDAIEAWMASILG, translated from the coding sequence ATGAATGAGAAGGTTGAAGCCCCAGAAGTAAAGAATGCGCGTCCATACGATGTTGCACCTCCTGAGCAGTTCGCAGAATTTATGCGCACCGGCTGGGCTCCTTCAAACCTCGAAGGTCTGCAACCACTTGAAGTTGTGACATATGCCTTCACTCGTCGCCAAGTTTTGTCAGAAGCTTTTCCAAATATTCGCTTGGTAATTCCTTCCGGAAATTACAAGACTCGTTCCAATGACACTGAATATGTCTATCGCCCACATAGCGCTTTTGCTTATTACAGCGGCGTGCAAGGCGCCGATGCAGTTGCAGATTCAGTTTTGGTTTTAGAGCCAAAAGCTGAGGGCGGACATGATGCTTATCTTTACTTGCATCCACGTTCTACTCGCGAGAGTGATGCTTTCTACACAGATCGTAAATACGGTGAACTTTGGGTCGGCCGCCATTTCACACTTGAGGAAGCGGCAACTGTTTATCAGATCGAAACTCGCAATGTAGATAACATCGAAGGCTTGCTGCGTTTTAGCAAGGAAACTTTGTTAATCCGCGGTGAAGATGCCTTGATGGATAAGTTGATCTCAGTTCATGCACGCGAAGCTGAGTTCCAGACATTTACATCTGAACAGCGCCTTATAAAAGATGAGTACGAAGTTGGCCAATTGCAGGCCGCTGTTGATTCAACCGGTCGTGGTTTCTCAGATGTAATCGCGGCAATGCCTGCAGCTGCTGATCACCCACGCGGTGAACGTATTGTCGAAGGCGCATTCTTTGGTCGCGCCCGCCTTGAGGGTAACGACATTGGATATACAACTATCGCTGCAGCTGGTTCACATGCCTGCGTGCTGCACTGGATCCGCAATGATGGAGCAGTCCGCAATGGTGAACTCTTGCTTCTTGATGCTGGCGTAGAAATGGATTCGTATTACACCGCCGATATCACGCGTACCTTGCCGGTAAATGGAAAGTTCACGCCTGCACAGCGCGCTCTGTACATGTTGGTCTATGAGGCACAACTCGCGGGTTTTGCTGCGGTTAAGCCAGGAGTTAAATTCTTAGAGATCAACCGCGCAGCGCAACGAGTACTTGCTCAAGGTTTAGTAGATATGGGCGTGCTTACCGTTAGCGCCGAAGAATCAATGAAGCCAGAAGTTGGTCTGCATCGCCGTTGGACTCTGCACGGCGTTAGCCATCATTTAGGTTTGGATGTTCACGATTGCGAACATGCTCGTCAAGATATGTACCGCGATGGTGTGCTGCAGGAAGGAATGGTTCTAACTGTTGAACCAGGTCTTTACATCCAGCCAGATGACGAACTCTTTGCTCCGGAATATCGCGGGATCGGTATTCGTATCGAGGACGATGTCATTGTTACTGCAGATGGTTGCCGCAACTTAAGTGAAGATATTCCGCGCCATCCTGATGCAATTGAAGCTTGGATGGCTTCAATCCTCGGTTAA
- a CDS encoding fluoride efflux transporter FluC: MNTLYVILGAAVGAPARFAIDQYIRRYTDKPYGIFLVNVIGSFIIGLTFTKSETLYDLLAVGFAGAFTTWSTFMLDIYLGFELKRYREITINLVMSLGFGLAAAYLGLQIAG, translated from the coding sequence ATGAATACCTTATATGTGATTCTTGGCGCCGCAGTTGGCGCACCTGCGCGCTTTGCGATTGATCAATACATTCGCCGCTACACCGACAAGCCATACGGAATCTTTCTCGTAAATGTAATTGGCTCATTTATCATTGGCTTAACTTTTACAAAATCTGAAACCCTTTACGATTTATTGGCCGTTGGCTTTGCAGGCGCATTTACAACTTGGTCAACCTTTATGCTAGATATTTACCTAGGGTTTGAGTTAAAGCGCTATCGCGAGATAACAATTAACTTAGTTATGTCACTCGGCTTTGGCTTAGCTGCCGCTTACCTAGGTTTACAGATAGCTGGTTAA
- a CDS encoding transketolase produces the protein MATREIADLAREIRLQILHTIKGAGMGHIGGDFSVTDILATLFGAVLNVDPKEPNKADRDRLILSKGHAAVALYSTLALRGFFPVEELKTFAQPLSKLNGHPNRNKVPGVESNTGPLGHGFPIAVGTAIGAQLAKNGSRSFVIMGDGELQEGSNWEAAMFAGHRKLTNLIAVVDRNGFQQGSPTSKTNELDPLDKKFEAFGWEVCVVDGHNYDALLKAFTDPQTKPRVIIAQTTKGKGVDFMEGKAEWHHKVPSAEQYEQALEQVGKQ, from the coding sequence ATGGCTACGCGGGAAATTGCTGATTTAGCGCGCGAAATCCGCCTACAAATTCTGCACACAATTAAAGGTGCAGGCATGGGCCATATCGGCGGAGATTTTTCAGTTACCGATATCTTGGCAACTCTCTTCGGTGCAGTTCTTAACGTTGATCCTAAAGAACCAAATAAAGCCGACCGCGATCGATTGATTTTAAGCAAAGGCCATGCCGCTGTTGCGCTTTACTCAACTCTGGCGCTACGTGGATTCTTTCCAGTTGAAGAGCTAAAGACTTTTGCACAACCGTTAAGTAAGTTAAATGGCCACCCTAACCGCAACAAAGTTCCGGGCGTTGAATCAAATACCGGTCCACTTGGCCACGGTTTTCCAATCGCGGTTGGTACTGCTATTGGTGCACAGCTTGCAAAGAATGGGTCGCGCTCCTTTGTAATCATGGGAGATGGCGAACTTCAAGAGGGAAGCAACTGGGAAGCAGCGATGTTTGCTGGCCATCGCAAACTTACAAATCTTATTGCAGTCGTGGATCGCAACGGTTTCCAGCAGGGAAGTCCAACTTCAAAGACAAACGAACTTGATCCGCTAGATAAGAAATTTGAAGCCTTTGGTTGGGAAGTCTGTGTAGTCGACGGACATAACTACGATGCACTTCTTAAAGCTTTCACTGACCCACAGACCAAACCAAGAGTCATAATCGCGCAGACCACAAAAGGTAAGGGCGTGGACTTTATGGAAGGTAAGGCTGAGTGGCATCATAAAGTTCCATCGGCTGAACAATATGAACAAGCGCTCGAGCAGGTAGGCAAGCAATGA
- a CDS encoding HAD family hydrolase: protein MSDRRPKLIATDLDGTIVPHDEAISHRTIAAFTKARDLGVEIFFVTGRPPRWMGDVREAFDFGSAICCNGGLLYDLHNDKVLEQWMIAPTELQKAVDILRITIPNVSFAVESNDHFHREKAYIPRWDVGMDDIGVDTIDTVTNRPALKLLARLSQQEISADEMLALATPALQGVVNVTHSANNDSLLEISALGVSKGETLAMMAARIGITAEDCVAFGDNPNDFSMLQWAGRSYAMIDGHHAGPANAKDVAPPHNQDGVAIVIERLLELPQ from the coding sequence GTGAGCGATCGTCGCCCAAAGTTAATTGCAACAGATTTAGATGGCACGATCGTTCCGCACGATGAGGCAATTTCTCATCGCACAATTGCTGCATTTACCAAGGCGCGCGATCTCGGCGTAGAAATATTCTTTGTCACCGGCCGTCCGCCACGTTGGATGGGTGATGTGCGAGAAGCATTTGATTTCGGTTCTGCAATTTGCTGCAACGGGGGACTTCTCTACGATTTGCATAACGATAAAGTTTTAGAACAGTGGATGATTGCGCCAACAGAACTTCAAAAAGCAGTTGATATCTTGCGCATAACTATTCCAAATGTTTCATTTGCTGTTGAATCAAATGATCACTTCCACCGCGAGAAGGCATATATCCCGCGCTGGGATGTTGGCATGGACGATATTGGCGTTGACACAATCGACACTGTTACAAATCGTCCGGCGCTAAAGTTATTAGCTCGCCTTTCACAGCAAGAAATTTCAGCAGATGAAATGTTGGCCTTAGCAACGCCTGCGCTACAAGGCGTTGTAAATGTTACGCATTCGGCAAATAACGATTCACTGCTTGAAATTTCCGCCCTTGGCGTTTCCAAAGGTGAAACGCTTGCAATGATGGCAGCGCGTATCGGAATTACTGCTGAAGATTGCGTCGCCTTTGGTGATAATCCAAATGACTTTTCTATGTTGCAATGGGCCGGACGCTCTTATGCAATGATCGATGGACATCATGCAGGACCTGCAAATGCCAAAGATGTGGCACCGCCTCATAATCAAGATGGCGTAGCCATCGTTATTGAACGACTGCTCGAACTACCCCAGTAA
- a CDS encoding fumarate reductase/succinate dehydrogenase flavoprotein subunit, with protein sequence MTNALERHKYDVLVIGAGGAGLRAAVEARESGLRVAIICKSLFGKAHTVMAEGGAAASMGNANSNDNWQVHFRDTMRGGKFLNHFRMAELHAKESPDRIWELEMWGALFDRTKEGKISQRNFGGHEYPRLAHVGDRTGLELIRTMQQKIVALQQADKREHGEYESHIKVFAELTITEILKEDSKIAGAYGYWRESGSEVLFEAPAVIIATGGVGKTFKITSNSWEGTGDGHALALKAGANLVDMEFLQFHPTGMVWPPSVRGILVTESVRGEGGILTNNKGERFMFKYIPDVFKDKYADNEEEADRWYVDQDNNRRPPELLPRDEVARAINSEVKAGRGTEHGGVFLDVSKRLSAEVIKKRLPSMWHQFYELAGVDITKEAMEVGPTCHYVMGGVEVEPDTAAAVGVPGLFAAGEVAGGMHGSNRLGGNSLSDLLVFGRRAGMGAAAYVKQTTAAPVSDATVAAAAARIEAPFARSGGENSYSLHAELQEVTHNLVGIIRTGAELKDAIEKISEIRKRSANVAVAGGRKFNPGFHLAFDLDNMLLVAESTAKSAISREESRGGHTRDDFPGMDSEWRQHNHIASFDGNQVSVRKQELPFMPKELFDLFEVDELKKYMTPEEIAKGGSN encoded by the coding sequence ATGACAAACGCTCTAGAACGTCACAAATACGATGTCTTGGTAATTGGTGCAGGCGGTGCAGGTCTGCGTGCAGCAGTAGAAGCTCGCGAATCAGGTCTACGCGTAGCAATCATCTGTAAATCACTATTCGGCAAGGCCCACACCGTTATGGCTGAAGGTGGCGCTGCTGCCTCAATGGGTAACGCGAATTCAAACGATAACTGGCAGGTTCACTTCCGCGACACAATGCGCGGTGGAAAGTTCCTTAACCATTTCCGCATGGCAGAACTTCACGCCAAAGAATCGCCAGATCGCATCTGGGAACTTGAAATGTGGGGCGCGCTCTTTGATCGCACCAAAGAAGGAAAGATCAGCCAACGAAACTTCGGCGGACACGAATATCCACGACTTGCACACGTTGGTGACCGTACCGGCCTAGAACTTATTCGCACAATGCAACAGAAGATCGTTGCACTTCAACAAGCAGATAAGCGCGAACATGGCGAATATGAATCACATATCAAGGTTTTTGCAGAACTAACAATTACTGAAATTCTAAAAGAAGATAGCAAGATCGCAGGCGCATACGGTTACTGGCGCGAATCAGGATCTGAAGTTCTCTTCGAAGCACCTGCAGTAATCATTGCAACAGGTGGTGTCGGAAAGACTTTCAAAATTACCTCTAACTCTTGGGAAGGCACTGGCGATGGCCATGCCCTTGCCTTAAAGGCGGGCGCTAATTTGGTTGATATGGAGTTCTTGCAATTCCACCCAACCGGAATGGTTTGGCCACCATCGGTGCGCGGAATTCTTGTTACTGAATCAGTTCGCGGTGAAGGTGGAATCCTTACCAACAACAAGGGTGAGCGCTTTATGTTTAAGTACATCCCAGATGTATTTAAAGATAAGTATGCCGACAATGAAGAAGAAGCCGATCGTTGGTATGTCGATCAAGACAATAACCGCCGCCCACCAGAGTTATTGCCACGCGATGAAGTTGCGCGCGCAATTAACTCTGAAGTTAAAGCAGGGCGCGGCACCGAACACGGCGGTGTATTCCTAGATGTTTCAAAGCGTTTATCTGCCGAAGTAATTAAGAAGCGCCTGCCATCTATGTGGCACCAGTTCTACGAACTAGCTGGCGTGGACATTACAAAAGAGGCGATGGAAGTCGGCCCAACCTGTCACTACGTAATGGGTGGCGTGGAAGTTGAGCCAGATACTGCAGCAGCAGTTGGCGTTCCAGGGCTCTTTGCTGCAGGTGAAGTTGCTGGCGGAATGCACGGTTCAAATCGCCTTGGTGGTAACTCACTTTCAGATCTCTTGGTCTTTGGTCGCCGCGCCGGAATGGGAGCAGCTGCCTACGTTAAGCAGACAACTGCCGCACCTGTATCGGATGCAACTGTTGCAGCTGCAGCAGCGCGCATCGAAGCGCCATTTGCTCGTAGCGGTGGAGAGAATTCATATTCACTCCACGCAGAGCTGCAAGAAGTTACACATAACTTGGTCGGAATTATCCGTACCGGCGCTGAACTAAAGGATGCGATCGAAAAGATTTCTGAAATTAGAAAGCGCAGTGCAAATGTGGCGGTTGCTGGTGGACGCAAGTTCAACCCAGGATTTCACTTGGCATTCGACCTCGACAATATGTTGTTAGTTGCAGAGAGCACCGCCAAGTCTGCAATCAGCCGCGAAGAATCACGCGGTGGTCATACACGTGATGACTTCCCAGGTATGGATTCAGAGTGGCGTCAACATAACCACATCGCATCATTTGATGGCAACCAAGTGAGCGTTCGCAAACAAGAATTGCCATTTATGCCAAAAGAACTCTTCGACCTCTTTGAAGTCGATGAACTTAAGAAGTACATGACACCGGAAGAAATTGCGAAAGGCGGTTCCAACTAA
- a CDS encoding FGGY family carbohydrate kinase, with product MENSSPIILAIDQGSGSTKALAINLKGEVLAQAEVKIETTFPQPGWVEQDPEEIWRSVIAASLQITKAHKISAVGLSIQRESVLFWDRTTGTALTNVITWQDRRASDLAEKSAKNAARAKEITGLELDSMFSALKAQWLLENHNLNGEICIGTIDSWIAFKLGAGHIIESGSASRTQLLDIKTGQWSQELLDLFKIDIKTLPKVCSSDEKHLCTNMKELGLTNDVPLSGIMGDSHAALFAHKGWISGNFKATFGTGTSLMGLTETNPQTIAWSLGEKITRAAEANILSSGSTLVWLAQLLDTTPDELAKLAPESTQQVEIVPAFNGLGAPWWDREATGIIAGLTRGSSRADLAAAALRSTAAQINDVLEDFAKSGIKIDSLYADGGGARNQYLMQMLADLSGKKIKSSQLLELSAFGAAMVAALGAGLATITDIEKIELKYDEYSPHLSDEEREKALKTWRKALAASRMKDR from the coding sequence ATGGAAAATAGCTCGCCAATAATTCTGGCTATCGATCAAGGCAGTGGTTCCACCAAGGCTCTAGCCATTAATTTAAAGGGCGAAGTTCTTGCCCAAGCAGAGGTAAAGATTGAAACAACTTTTCCGCAACCTGGTTGGGTTGAACAAGATCCCGAAGAAATTTGGCGCTCGGTTATTGCAGCATCACTTCAAATAACGAAAGCTCATAAAATTTCAGCAGTTGGCTTAAGTATTCAACGCGAATCAGTTCTCTTCTGGGATCGCACAACTGGCACGGCGCTCACCAATGTGATCACTTGGCAGGATCGCAGAGCCTCTGATTTAGCGGAAAAATCAGCGAAAAACGCTGCCCGCGCGAAGGAGATAACTGGGCTTGAACTAGACTCCATGTTCTCAGCGCTTAAAGCTCAATGGTTGTTAGAGAACCATAACCTCAACGGGGAAATCTGTATCGGAACTATTGATTCATGGATCGCATTCAAATTAGGCGCCGGCCACATCATCGAATCAGGTAGCGCTAGCCGAACCCAGTTGCTGGATATCAAAACTGGTCAGTGGAGCCAAGAACTTCTCGATCTCTTCAAGATAGATATAAAAACTTTGCCAAAGGTTTGCTCTTCAGATGAGAAACACCTCTGCACAAATATGAAAGAGCTCGGCCTAACTAACGATGTACCGCTTTCGGGCATTATGGGAGATTCGCACGCCGCGCTTTTTGCTCACAAAGGTTGGATCTCCGGTAACTTCAAAGCAACTTTCGGCACTGGTACATCGCTCATGGGTCTTACCGAGACAAATCCACAAACAATTGCCTGGTCACTTGGAGAGAAGATAACTCGAGCTGCAGAGGCAAATATTCTTTCATCTGGCTCGACTCTGGTTTGGTTGGCACAACTGCTCGATACAACCCCCGATGAACTTGCCAAACTTGCACCCGAATCAACACAGCAGGTTGAAATAGTTCCTGCCTTTAACGGTCTTGGTGCGCCTTGGTGGGATCGTGAAGCAACTGGAATCATCGCAGGGCTAACCCGAGGTAGCAGCCGCGCAGATCTTGCAGCAGCCGCACTTAGATCAACCGCTGCTCAAATAAACGATGTCCTCGAAGATTTTGCTAAATCTGGAATCAAAATAGATTCGCTTTATGCCGATGGTGGTGGAGCGCGCAATCAATACTTAATGCAGATGCTCGCCGATCTAAGCGGAAAGAAAATTAAATCTTCACAACTACTTGAACTCTCCGCCTTTGGTGCAGCGATGGTTGCCGCATTAGGTGCCGGCCTTGCCACCATTACAGATATCGAAAAGATTGAACTTAAATACGATGAGTATTCACCGCACCTTTCTGATGAAGAGCGCGAAAAAGCCCTTAAAACATGGCGAAAAGCCTTGGCTGCATCACGCATGAAAGATCGCTAA
- a CDS encoding transketolase family protein: MSEKLEEFDNRIIFAKTLIALANENPKIVVVCNDSVGSSNLGEFRDLFPDRLIDVGIAEQNMVGVAAGLANAGFTPFVCAASPFLTGRALEQIKADVVYTRTNVKLCGMSPGVSYGELGPTHHSIEDIAWMRALDSLPIVLPADEAQTKEAVTWAANTTGPVFMRIGRFKVPSVSQGQSPAFVPNKAMRIIDGNDITIIATGTLVSRAVAAAHLLKSEGISARVINLSTVSPLDTTEILLAAKETKAIITAEESVTRGGVGGAIAEFVVQNHPVAMKLLGTDTFAPTGSVSYLLEHYGLTADSIVASARELLKHGK, encoded by the coding sequence ATGAGCGAAAAGTTAGAAGAGTTCGATAACCGCATTATCTTTGCCAAGACTTTGATTGCGCTGGCAAATGAAAATCCTAAAATCGTTGTTGTCTGTAATGACTCAGTTGGTTCGAGCAACTTAGGCGAGTTCCGCGATCTATTTCCTGATCGTTTAATCGATGTCGGTATCGCAGAACAGAACATGGTTGGCGTTGCCGCTGGCCTAGCAAACGCTGGATTTACGCCATTTGTATGTGCCGCATCCCCGTTTTTAACGGGTCGTGCACTCGAGCAGATCAAAGCCGATGTGGTCTATACCCGCACAAATGTAAAGCTCTGCGGCATGAGCCCCGGAGTTTCTTACGGCGAACTCGGACCAACACATCATTCAATTGAAGATATTGCTTGGATGCGCGCACTTGATTCACTTCCAATTGTTCTACCTGCTGATGAAGCACAGACTAAAGAAGCTGTGACCTGGGCGGCAAATACAACCGGCCCAGTCTTTATGCGAATTGGCCGATTTAAAGTTCCATCAGTATCGCAAGGACAGAGCCCAGCATTTGTCCCGAATAAAGCGATGCGCATCATCGATGGCAACGACATAACAATTATTGCAACGGGCACACTGGTCTCACGCGCAGTTGCCGCAGCCCACCTATTAAAGAGTGAAGGTATTTCTGCTCGTGTGATAAACCTTTCAACTGTTTCACCACTTGATACCACTGAAATCCTTCTTGCAGCGAAAGAAACAAAAGCAATAATCACCGCAGAAGAATCGGTTACTCGTGGTGGCGTCGGCGGAGCAATCGCCGAGTTTGTGGTCCAGAACCATCCAGTTGCTATGAAATTACTTGGCACAGATACCTTTGCACCAACTGGTTCAGTTTCTTATCTTCTTGAACATTACGGACTTACTGCAGATTCAATCGTTGCCTCTGCTCGAGAACTCTTAAAGCATGGAAAATAG